A region of Patescibacteria group bacterium DNA encodes the following proteins:
- a CDS encoding permease, with protein sequence MDIFYPIKLLVDWLTYSVFHLAAKTIFAESINFFIYDTIKIFILLVVIIFAVSIIRSFLPPEKVRNILSRKNKYLGNFLAATLGIITPFCSCSAVPLFLGFVEAGVPLGVTFSFLVASPMINEIALVLLLGMFGWKVALIYIVSGLIIAIFSGIAIDKLKVENLVENFVFKNIPKNSKNGS encoded by the coding sequence ATGGATATTTTTTACCCTATAAAATTATTGGTTGATTGGCTTACATACAGCGTTTTCCACTTAGCGGCAAAAACTATTTTTGCCGAATCGATAAACTTTTTTATCTACGACACGATAAAAATTTTTATTTTACTGGTGGTTATTATTTTTGCCGTCTCAATTATCAGATCGTTTTTGCCGCCGGAAAAAGTCCGCAATATTTTATCAAGAAAAAATAAATACCTCGGCAATTTTCTTGCCGCAACGCTGGGAATTATTACGCCATTTTGCTCTTGTAGTGCCGTTCCGTTATTTTTAGGGTTTGTAGAGGCGGGCGTTCCGCTTGGCGTTACTTTTTCGTTTCTTGTCGCTTCGCCAATGATTAACGAAATCGCCTTAGTTCTTCTTCTGGGAATGTTTGGGTGGAAAGTCGCTTTAATTTATATTGTTAGCGGTTTAATAATCGCGATTTTCTCGGGTATTGCCATTGATAAATTAAAAGTTGAAAATTTGGTTGAAAATTTTGTTTTCAAAAATATTCCAAAAAATTCGAAAAATGGGAGTTAA